In the genome of Deinococcus humi, the window GGTTGTCGTACGCCGCGCCGCGCACGACGATGCACGCCGCTGCATCATCTCGGCACATATGGACGAGGTGGGCTTCCGGGTCTATAAGATCGGCGCCGACGGTTTCTTGCGCCTGGAGAAACTCGGTGGCTTTGATGACCGTATTCTCCTGGCGCAGCGTGTGTGGATTCGCACCGACAGCGGCGAGCGTCTGCTGGGCATCATCGGCAGCAAGAGTGCTCACCTGCTGGGTGACAATGACCGCTCGAGCATCGTCCCTTACGCCCACCTCTACGTGGACATCGGCGCGCGGAGTCGGGAGGAGGTGATCAGCATGGGTGTGGCCATTGGTGATCCTGTAGGCTTCGTTGGCAGTCTTACCGAATTGGGCCACCAGACTGGCCGCTACACCGCACACGCCCTCGATGACCGGGCCGGCTGCGCCGTGCTGCTGACTCTGCTTGAACGATACGAGGACACGCCCCCACCCGTCACGTTGATCCTGGTGTTCTCGGTGCAAGAGGAAATTGGCCTGCGCGGCGTGCAGGCGCTGGCCCGCCATCTTCAGAGCGACGTTGCGCTGGCCCTGGACATGACGGCTGCCGACGATACGCCAGAGTTTTCCAGCCCACACCTGCAACTGGGCGCTGGACCCACCATCAAAATCATGGACTCCTCGACTCAAGCGCATCCAGCCATTCGCCGGGGCCTGCTCGCTGCAGCTGAGAAACGGGGGGTGCCGGTGCAGCGCGAAGTGCTTAAGGGCATCGGTACCGACGCCGGCGCTTTGCAATACCTTGGGCAGGGGGTGCCGACTGGCGCCGTGTCGGTGGTCAACCGCTACACGCATAGTCCTGTCGAGGTGCTTGACAGCCGCGATCTTGTGGGAGCTGTGAGCCTTCTGGAAGGGTTCTTACAGGATCTTGGCAACCTAGAACTGGGGTTCACGTCGTTGGACGAGAAACCGTCAGCTTGAGCCCCCGCTTCTGTCACTTCGCGAAGCCAATGAAAGGCTGAGCGTGGCGCCACAACTGCGCCATGCTCAGCCTTCCTCAGGCGAATGGTAACTCCTCAGGCCCGCCTTAATCCTGTACGGCTGGCCCTAGCTGTCATCGCAATTGCAGGTAGAGGTCACTTCAGACAGCAGATTGTTGACGTCAAAAGCGTGGAGAACCACTCCAAGATTTCTCGACGTTGCCTCACCGCTCGGCAGGATGAAGTTGTCGCGGTATGGACCATCCACTACTGGTTATGCAGTGAAGAGCTTTCCAGCGATAATCAGGGTAGCGGGCTTAAAAAAGTCCAGCTGGCTCTTCTGCTTCTCCAGATTGACGGGGATCTTGTCAGACTGATAGGCCACCTGTCACTGTTCCTCCTCATCCTCCACCGCAAACAAACTGTGAGAGCACACCCGGAAGCTCAGCTTGCCAGCAAGTGTCTTGGTCATGCTGTCCACCCGTGCGTCGGTCAGAGGCTCGCCTTCCGGATTGGACAGATACGCCTCGCAGCGTATTTTCTCGAAGAGCGTTGCCAGGACGATCCTGTCAACTTCCGGGGTATTTGACCCCAGGATCACGTCTTCGTTGCAGGCTTCGAGTACGTAATTGCCGACAACTGACCCGCTCTCATTGATGTCCACGGCCTCACTGAGGGTGGGAACGACTGGCTTTCCTGAGCCAGTCAATACCGAGGTTAAGAGGGCCAGAGTCGAGGTGCATATCCTTTGTAGCATTACTTCAAGGCAGGCTATACACAACGACGCATGCACCATAGTTCTTAACGCCGGCTCTGTCTTTACGAGAACAAACCAACGGTGGCGGCGTAGACCCGAAAGCTCGAGCAGAAGCGAGCAGATATGACCTAGATTGAAGGCATCACCCGTCAACCCTCTCTTTCCAGCGCCCGATTCGCCAGATCGCGAAACTTCTGCAACTCCTTGCTCTTGGGAAAGGCATCAAGTGCGCGTCCAGTGATCTGAAGCGTTTTGGTGTACCAGCCTGCCTGCGTCCACGCCTCAAAGGCCTCCTGACGGTACAGGTAATAAATGGTGGGGACGCCCAGATTGACGGCACGGTCAAACTGCTGTGCTGCCGTCTCAGCGTCCCCCAGGCGCAGTGTGGCCTTGGCCAGCCCCCACCAGGCATAGGGATCGCTGGGCCGTCCCTTGACATCTTGCTCGCCGCGCATCTGGGCGTTCCGCCAGTTGGCGGTGGCGTTGAAGTTGTCGCCCATCGCAGCCTGAACCTCGCCCTCTCTGGCAGGTGGGTAAGCCACCAGATACTCACCGTTGTAGAAGTTCCACAGGTCGGTCATCTCAGCGTTGCTCAGGCGCAGCGATGGGCCGCGCAGGGGATCGCTCAGAAGAAACGACCCACTGCTGTAGCCGTAGACGGTACGAAAATGAGCCACATTGCTGCCAGATTTGAGCCGCTGTTGCACCACCACCGGAAAACCCCGCGAGACCAGCTCGCGCAGGACTTCGGCATCTCCAGCATAACGAATGACGCTCCGGAGGCCGAACCTCCCAAGATAGGCTGCAAGTTCCAGGCTGCTGACCTGCGGGTCGCCAGGATAATCCTTCATGGCGGCTTCCGCTGCAGCCTGTGTCACTCGGGTGCCGTGGTACCCCAGGACCGTCAGGGCAGTGACGGGCGCGCAGTTGTCTGGCCCCTGATATTCATGGCGAATATTCTTGAGCGTCATGCTGCTTGGTGCGGCGGCGGCACTGGCAGTCAAGGTCAGGCCCATCAGCAGCAGGCGAAAGGTGGGGGACATAAATCATTGTGTCTGAAAGTCGTGTCAGAGAGATGTTCTGGCCCACCAGTCGGCTTTATTTGATATTGAGCAATACTGCCGGATTCGCCGAACCGCCGCCGGCTTCCATGACATAAGCGTGGGCCAGGAGTTCACCCTCCCGGCCCACGCTTCAGGCAAGCGGCACTACGTTTTCAGGTACTTGTCAAACCAGGCCAACGTCTGTGCCCAGGCGTCGTCTGCCGCCGTCTTGACGTAGTTCTGGCCGGTGTCGTTGTTGAATGCGTGTCCTGCCCCATCGTAGATCTTGATCTGGTACGTCGTCCCAGCTGCCTTGAGTGCCGTTTCCAGCGGCGGAATCCCGGCATTGATGCGGGTGTCATTGCCGCCATAAATTCCCAGCACCGCCGCCTTGATGGCCGGCACTTTTGCCGCGTCGGGCGCGGGCCCGTAGAAGGGAACAGCGGCTGCCAGTTCAGGTGCTTCGGTGGACAGCCGCCAGGTCAGACCGCCACCGAAGCAGAAGCCCACTGCGCCAATCTTCTGCACGCCGGGTTGCGTCTTGAGAACAGCCAACGCCGCCTGGAGATTGGCAATGTGTTCGTCGCCAGAGGTCTGCGCCAGATAGCTGGAAACCTGTGCGGTGTCGATGTACTGCTGGGTACCGCCGATTTTAGAGACCAGATCGGGGGCCATCGCGATGTAGCCTGCCTTCGCCAGACGGCGCGCGATGTCCTGAATGTGCGGTTGCAGCCCCTTGTTCTCGTGAATAACCAGGACACCAGGGGCGGGTGCGTTGCCAGCCGGACGGGCCAGATACGCCAGATTGGTAAAGCCGTTGGCCTCGTAAGTCACGGGCTTCGCCGCAATGGCCGGGTCACGCGGATCAACCATGCCGGCGCCCTTGGCCGGATCCGGTTGAGGTGGAGCCGTCTGGGCCTGTGCCAGTTCGGCGGCACTGATCCCGGCGATCCCCAGCGAGGTGAGCAACACGCGCGCGCCTACGACACCGCCGCCCAGCAGGGTCATACGACGCAGGAATTCACGGCGTTGCAACTCGCCCTCGTGGTAATCCTCGGCAAATTCTTCAACAACGTACCGGAACAGATCTTGACGGTCTTCAGCCATACGCACAACCTCCTGACACAAGGGCGAGCCGCAGCTCTAGGCGGGAAAGGACGACATGCCAAACCGGAAGAACAACGAGGTGGGTTATAAAGCAATGATGTTAAACGTTCTGTCTAGGAATACTACACCGAGCGAGGTTTGATCTGTGTCATGGCACTCAGGGCGGCAAACAGCCAGGGCAATCTGCACGGCGCCCGGAGTGACCCTCAATGCCAGAAGCGTGAGCGCAAAGTCAGAGTGCGACTACAGGTTTACCTTGCTGTCTACGGATGGCAGAACGCGCAGCTACCCCTGAGCCAGTGCGCCTAGGCGCCGGATCAGCGAATAGCGGACAGGCCCGGAAAAGCCCCATTCCCACTACCATGGGGCAGCAGGGGATTATCGAGACCTGACCGCAGTGAAGGCACAGGCTCACGGCAGTTTTTCCATCGTTCTGTCTCCCACAGGACAGCGAAGACGCGAAACCAGCTGGGGAGACTGCGGCGCAGGGATGGAACAGACAACGCAGGGCTTCAGATCGCGAGAAGGACAATCAGACATTGTCCCCTGACCGCTGGCTGCCAGAAGGCATAAGGTAGGGTCCCATCCTTCGCTATTCAGTGCTCTGATGACTGCAAGTCAACACGCCCCATCAGCTCCAGGGGAGGGGACCAGAGTTCCCACATCTTCCACTGGACCGGAGAAGCCCTTAGGCATGCCCTCCAGCAGCACCTTCGCGATCAGTCTAATTAGGCGGTCAGTTCACCGCCCGTGATGGCATAGATGGCTCCGGTGGTGTAGCTGCTGTCTGCCGAGGCCAGCAGAACATAGGTTGCAGCCAGATCGGCGGGCTGACCTGGGCGGCCCAATGGCGTGTCCTGGCCGAATTGCGGCGCGGAGTCCGCATCCTCCTGCACCACCAGCGGCGTCCAGATCGGCCCCGGAGCCACTGAGTTGACGCGGATGCCCTGCTCGGCCAGCAGTTTCGCCAGGCCCTTGGTCAGCGTGACCACCGCGCCCTTGGTAGAAGCTTAGGCCAGGATGTCTGGCGAGGGTTGATACGCCTGCACCGACGACGTGTTGATGATGGTGGCGCCCGGTTTCATGTGGGGCAGCGCCGCCTGGCACAGGTAGAAAATGGCATAGACATTCGTGCGGTAGTGGCGCTCCAGTTCCTCGGGCGTAACGTCGGCCAGTTCCTTGAAATTGTTCTGATACGCGGCATTGTTGACCAGTACGTCCAGTACGCCAAACTCATCTACCGTGCGTTGCACCAACATTTTGCAGTGGGCTGGATCACCGATATCTCCGGCCAGGATCAGCACGCGCCGCCCTGCTTCACGGACGAGGCGGGCAGTATCCTCGGCGTCATTGTCCTCGTTGAGGTACGAGACCACCACGTCGGCCCCTTCCCGGGCAGAGGCCAGAGCGACTGCCTTGCCAATGCCGCTATCGGCCCCAGTAATCAGCGCCGCCTGACCCTCCAGCTTGCCGCTGCCCTTGTTAGAGGTTTCACCGTGGTCAGCGGCGGGTTCGAGCCTGGCCTCGGTCCCGGGATTTTTCTGGTGCTTCGGGGAAATAGAAGGGGCGGGCGTACGCGGATCGTCATTCTAGGACATGCCAGCTATTTCTCATTGCCGTGGAGGTCTGAAAGTTGAGAATTAGACCAAAGCAGGGAGAGTCAAAAATGGGTGAATGGCCTTCTGAAGTTAGCTCAGGCAGACACATGTCGAGCAACTCCACAGCGCGTTTGTTTTGCTCCCGAATGTCAAGACGCAAGGCTGCGCAACTCAGCTGTTGCTGATCTCTGCGCAATGGGAGCTGAGCGCTCTCAATCTTCCCCGCGTTCGCGGGGGCATGTCAGACACACGATCATCGGGGATGCAGCCCGGCGTCATCCTCCAATCATCCCGTCTCTGGCACCCTGGAGGCATGAAAAGAAATCTCCTCCCGCTCCCGTTGTTCCTCGCCACCCTCTCGCTCACCGCCCTGGCGCCCGCCCATGCCGTCACGGCGGACGTGCTCGATGCCAGGCCCGCCTCGCTAGTCAAGGTTCTCAGTGACGAGGGATATAAGCCCGAACTGCGACCAGGAGACGACAAGACGCAGCCTTCGATTGCCCTCAAGGTAAGCGGCGATACCATATATCTCTATTTCAGCGGCTGTGAGAACGGACTGTGCCGCCGCGTCACTGCCAGTAACGGCTTCGAGTTTCCAAAAGACAGAGGTGGGTTGACCAAGATGCTGGCAGGCTGGAATGCCGAGTGGTACAGCCAGGCCTACGAGGACAAGGACGGTGTGTACCTGGATGCCTCCTACATGCTCACAGGCGGGTACACCAAGGCCAACTTCACCGCCTGGTTCGATGCTTACCTGGAGGACTACGGCGATTTCGGGGAGAAACTATACTGAGCGTTTAATACGCGGGGTGGGCAGCAGAGAGTGCCAGAGACAGTCTGGCCCTCTAAAATGGGGTGTTCTTGGCAGGCCGGTGACGGAGAAGGTGATCCAGGGATGAACTCACCATCTCCCCACCACCGCCTTCCGCTTCCACTGGCGGTGAACGCCTCCTCACGGGCGCTCCTGAGGAGGCCAGCAATATGAAAATATTGCTTTACTGATCCCTTTTGACCATAAAAACATGGATCTACGCGTCACACCGCTGATCCGCAATGCGGTATGGCCGAGTCTCAACGCTGTCCCAGACGCCACTTGAGTTCGCGGGCAAATTCGTCTTTCTTCATCTTGGCCACTGCCGTGACCGAGTCCTCCAGCAAGCTGACCACATCCAGTTCACCATCAAGCACCGCCTGACGGAAGAGATCTAGATCCGCGATATCGAGCAGTCGGCGGTAATGAAAGCCCAGCCGGCTCACCGCCTTCTCGGCCGTCTGCTCTGGCGTCAGACCCTGGAACTCATCAGCAAGACTGGGCATAGCCAGCAGCGGCTCCATACGCCCTGCCTTCGCCCGGACGGGTATGGAGGCCGGAGAAGAGGCTGCAGGCCCGTCAGAGGGCTTGTGATGGCCCGCAAAGGGGTATTCGTCAGGGTGGGTGATCAGGTGCATCAGCGCCGCGGCCTTGGATTTCTTGACCACCAGCACAGCGTCACGGACCAGCAGGTCAAAGCGGTCCATACACTCGATCAGGAAGGGCCGCCCATGTTCACGCACCAATCTGCGTGCCACGCCGTCGGCCACCCCATAACCCCGGAAGCGTCGGGCAAGGACCGCGTCCATGGGGGTGAACTCGCGCACGAATTCATACCGGATCATCTGGTCCTTGCCCCGCCCGGTCAGGGTAACTGAGCGCAGGTAACCCCGCTTGACCAGTTCATCATGCGGAGAAGACAACGCCCGGCGAATGTTGCCCGGAATGGTGCTGGGGATCTTGCACTGATCCGCCCAACCGATCAGGCTGACCTCCAGGGTTTCCAGCGGCTGTTCAGGGTTCTGAGGATCGAAGCGCGCTCCATCGAGAATCCGGTACAGCGCCCGCGTTCTGGGCCTGGACAGCGAGAGCATGAACTCGGTGTCCAGCGGCTTGACATATCCGCTGCGAATGCTGGCCACAATGGCATCGGCCAGACGGCCAGAAATCATGGTCCGCTCGTCAAAAGCTCCGGTGCGGTCGCCGCTGCTGAAGTCCAGGGACTCGATGAAATGGAATTTGGCGTGGGTCCAGCGCCCCTTGGGATGGTCTCGCCATCCACCACTGACACTGTAGGACGAGGTATGCAGGCGTTCCAGGCAGGTACGCAAGATGGCGTGGTATTTGCCAGTGTTGTGCCAGCCGCACAACTTGAGCAGGGTGGTGGCACTGACCGTGAAGCGTCCATCCTCGGGTTCGCCGACCTCCATGTACAGGTTGATCAAGGCCGCTGTTACATCACTGTCCAGGCCATGTGGGACAGCATATTTGGGCAAGGCCTCACATTTGACCCGCACCACACGGCCCTGAGACTCGAAGGTAACGTCCCATTCGTTGGTATCGGCCTGGTCGACGGCGGAAATCAGGTTGAGGCGTGACAGATTCAGCTCGTCAAACCTGCTGGGTTTTGCGGTCACTCGTCCCCCTTGATTGATGAATTTTACCTTCTTTTGAAAGAAAAGATTTGAATAAAAAGATTGATGACATCATCAAAGGTTTTTGAGCAATTGCGTGTCAGACGATGGGAATGCTTCAAATCGCTCAGGTGTGTCGTACAGAATCGCTCAGGTGTGTCGTCTGTAGAAGCGGTCAATCGCTCAGGTGTGTCGTTCCTAGCCGATCAAACCGCTCAGGTGTGTCGTTGGGGACCGCTCAGGCGTGTCGTCGGCAATCGCTCAGGTATGTCGTCGAGGCTTACCCGAATCACTCAGGTGTGTCGTGGCTGTATATAGGGCAATCGCTCAGGTGTGTCGTCGGTAAAATCAAGCAATCACTCAGGTGTGTCGTCCATAGAGTGGGTCAATCGCTCAGGTGTGTCGTCGGTCAGAATGGACCAATCGCTCAGGTGTGTCGTCGTCGCCTGCCCAGCATGACCTCGGGACCTTTGAAAACCTCCGTCAAGAGGACAGAGGCTGCTCATGGGGTGATAAGGCAATCGCTCAGGTGTGTCGTTGGGGAAAGCGGAAGCTGCGATGACCCGTAGTGCCCTCTTTACTCCCTAGACGGAGCCATCCATTTGAGCGCTATGACAGCAGGCGTTAGTACGTGACCAGCTCACCAGAAGGCCGGGCTGAGAGAGGACGCTCCTCTGCGACACCAGTAGTCCAGGACCCGTATGACTGCTCAAGGTCGAAAAACGAGGTGCGCCCAGACGGTGTCCGGTAACTGTGTGTACGGGCTATACGTGGCCGGATTGATGGCAAAGCTCTCGCTTGAAGATGGACGCTGGGCGTCCACATCGCGGTGCCTGGGACACTGGGCAAATCGCACCTCTGAGTCAGTCTTCACGCCGCTGGACTGAGCCTGCCCATCCTATGAGCGGTGATAGCAAGGCCAGCCGAATCTGCCCTTCACCTTGTGTTTCATCGACAACGCCATCACATTCACCACAACGATTTGGCGCTTCAGGATTGGGCCATAGCTCTAGCTGCTATAGCCACGCAACACTTCGCCAGAGCCGTCCAAGCCGCCGACCAGATCGCCCGAGCCATGCTCAGCTCTCCTGCTGGCCCTCTAACACAGCTTCGGGCTGACAGCGTGATCATCGGCGGGATAGGGGATTGGCCGCTGAAGCGGAGATCGACACGCTGGGCAACGTGAAATGAAAGGTGCTGCCGACCCCAGGCTGCGATTCCACCCAGATTCGGCCCCCATGCCGCTCCGTCACCTTCTGGCAGATCGCCAGGCCCAGCCCGGTCCCGGCGTACGCTTCACGGGTATGCAGCCGCTGGAACATCACGAAGATTCGCTCGAGGTAGCTGTCTTCGATTCCGATGCCGTTGTCCGTCACCGTAAGGTGCCAGAACTCCTCGTCACGGACCGCCTGGATGTGCACCTCGGGAGATAATCCAGGCGTGCGAAATTTCAGAGCATTTCCAATCAGGTTTTGAAACAGCTGGCCCAGCTGGAAGTGGCTGCCGAGGACGGTCGGGAGCGCAGCGTATGTTACCCGCCCTCCGCTGTCTTCCAGCGTGCCGCTGAGGCGCTCGAGCGCCTCCTCCACCAGCGCGCTGGTGTCCACCGGTTCCAGCGTCAGGCGTTCAGCCCCCAGACGGGAGTACACCAGCAGGTCATCGAGCAGCGTCTTCATGCGCTCCGTGCCCTGAACCACCATGTGCAGCAGGGTCCGCCCGCGCTCATCGTAGACATCGGCATAACGGCGTTCCAGCAGCCCCGTCAGGCCTGCGATGGTCCGCAGCGGCTCTTGCAGATCATGACTGGCCACGTAGGCAAAGCGTTCCAGTTCCGCGTTGCTGCGTGCCAGGGCCACCGTGCGCTCCTCTACCCGGCGTTCGAGCTCCACTTCAAGCTCGACCTGCTCGGTGATGTCGGTGTGAACCCCCACCCACTCCCGCACCATACCGTCGGCCTGCAGCACGGGCACGGCGCGGACCTGAAAGTGCCGGTACGTGCCGTCTGCCACCCGCACCCGCTGGTGGGTGTCGTAGGTCGTGCGGGCGCGGACCGCTGACTGCCACTGCTCAAGGTTCCGGGCGCGGTCGTCCGGGTGAATGGCCTCCAACCACCCGGTTCGACTGTAGGCCGCCTGATCCTGCCCGGTGAGGCGCGCCCAGCCCGGCTGCTCGCCCAACAGCAGGCCGTCCGCCGTGTTCGTCCAGACGGTCTGACGCGTCGCGTCGATCAGCGAGCGGTAACGCTGTTCACTGAGCTGCGAAGCCTCGTGCAGCAGCGCGCTGTCCAGGGCCAGGGCGGCCCGTACGGCCAACTGTTCGGCCAGAAGCAGGTCGTCTGGGCCGTAAGTGCGCTCAGGGTGGGAGCTGGCCAGACCCAGCACGCCTACCACCCGTCCCTGCACGGTGAGGGGCACATGGATCAAGGAATGAAATCCCATGCGGTGCAGCGCCGCGCGCCGCTCAGGATCCGGATTCTGGTCGATCAGGGCCGGGGGAACGACCGGCAGCATAAACGCCTGACCAGTCTGCATGCTC includes:
- a CDS encoding C39 family peptidase, whose translation is MSPTFRLLLMGLTLTASAAAAPSSMTLKNIRHEYQGPDNCAPVTALTVLGYHGTRVTQAAAEAAMKDYPGDPQVSSLELAAYLGRFGLRSVIRYAGDAEVLRELVSRGFPVVVQQRLKSGSNVAHFRTVYGYSSGSFLLSDPLRGPSLRLSNAEMTDLWNFYNGEYLVAYPPAREGEVQAAMGDNFNATANWRNAQMRGEQDVKGRPSDPYAWWGLAKATLRLGDAETAAQQFDRAVNLGVPTIYYLYRQEAFEAWTQAGWYTKTLQITGRALDAFPKSKELQKFRDLANRALEREG
- a CDS encoding M20/M25/M40 family metallo-hydrolase, translating into MINHLRTLVEATGPSGSEEDVVQLVVNAVRPHADTLDVDAFGNVVVVRRAAHDDARRCIISAHMDEVGFRVYKIGADGFLRLEKLGGFDDRILLAQRVWIRTDSGERLLGIIGSKSAHLLGDNDRSSIVPYAHLYVDIGARSREEVISMGVAIGDPVGFVGSLTELGHQTGRYTAHALDDRAGCAVLLTLLERYEDTPPPVTLILVFSVQEEIGLRGVQALARHLQSDVALALDMTAADDTPEFSSPHLQLGAGPTIKIMDSSTQAHPAIRRGLLAAAEKRGVPVQREVLKGIGTDAGALQYLGQGVPTGAVSVVNRYTHSPVEVLDSRDLVGAVSLLEGFLQDLGNLELGFTSLDEKPSA
- a CDS encoding dienelactone hydrolase family protein, yielding MAEDRQDLFRYVVEEFAEDYHEGELQRREFLRRMTLLGGGVVGARVLLTSLGIAGISAAELAQAQTAPPQPDPAKGAGMVDPRDPAIAAKPVTYEANGFTNLAYLARPAGNAPAPGVLVIHENKGLQPHIQDIARRLAKAGYIAMAPDLVSKIGGTQQYIDTAQVSSYLAQTSGDEHIANLQAALAVLKTQPGVQKIGAVGFCFGGGLTWRLSTEAPELAAAVPFYGPAPDAAKVPAIKAAVLGIYGGNDTRINAGIPPLETALKAAGTTYQIKIYDGAGHAFNNDTGQNYVKTAADDAWAQTLAWFDKYLKT
- a CDS encoding replication initiator protein A, with amino-acid sequence MTAKPSRFDELNLSRLNLISAVDQADTNEWDVTFESQGRVVRVKCEALPKYAVPHGLDSDVTAALINLYMEVGEPEDGRFTVSATTLLKLCGWHNTGKYHAILRTCLERLHTSSYSVSGGWRDHPKGRWTHAKFHFIESLDFSSGDRTGAFDERTMISGRLADAIVASIRSGYVKPLDTEFMLSLSRPRTRALYRILDGARFDPQNPEQPLETLEVSLIGWADQCKIPSTIPGNIRRALSSPHDELVKRGYLRSVTLTGRGKDQMIRYEFVREFTPMDAVLARRFRGYGVADGVARRLVREHGRPFLIECMDRFDLLVRDAVLVVKKSKAAALMHLITHPDEYPFAGHHKPSDGPAASSPASIPVRAKAGRMEPLLAMPSLADEFQGLTPEQTAEKAVSRLGFHYRRLLDIADLDLFRQAVLDGELDVVSLLEDSVTAVAKMKKDEFARELKWRLGQR
- a CDS encoding ATP-binding protein, which translates into the protein MTPDTQAPLLRSSFAALEGEHAGALPVAVLTADLRLAHVNAAFAALSGFSVDKLSGQPLKGWAPELQAACARAVREDSAQTSLAYTPDHGAPQKVSVWPLHGGPSQIIGVALRTQPLHDEAAVTLALSRPLIQTLTVDDVRQVLLKHALNAVGAYAGTLIEVIDESNLFMVGSAGYGVPVEQSWQQFPAHSGFPVVHAAHTGEAVFATLDDLGQNYPDFLPFIQPATRSFAALPLMVDGRVHLVLTLSFRHTLAGTAGCQRCLRTLVDLAVQALRRAQQYDAACQAQARATLLSDASSALASSLDVKETLDRITALSIHHVADWAAVYLPTAERSITAAAIAHQDPEMVELLRSFVTQSLTEANLPGTPAWSMQTGQAFMLPVVPPALIDQNPDPERRAALHRMGFHSLIHVPLTVQGRVVGVLGLASSHPERTYGPDDLLLAEQLAVRAALALDSALLHEASQLSEQRYRSLIDATRQTVWTNTADGLLLGEQPGWARLTGQDQAAYSRTGWLEAIHPDDRARNLEQWQSAVRARTTYDTHQRVRVADGTYRHFQVRAVPVLQADGMVREWVGVHTDITEQVELEVELERRVEERTVALARSNAELERFAYVASHDLQEPLRTIAGLTGLLERRYADVYDERGRTLLHMVVQGTERMKTLLDDLLVYSRLGAERLTLEPVDTSALVEEALERLSGTLEDSGGRVTYAALPTVLGSHFQLGQLFQNLIGNALKFRTPGLSPEVHIQAVRDEEFWHLTVTDNGIGIEDSYLERIFVMFQRLHTREAYAGTGLGLAICQKVTERHGGRIWVESQPGVGSTFHFTLPSVSISASAANPLSRR
- a CDS encoding YbjN domain-containing protein, with product MKRNLLPLPLFLATLSLTALAPAHAVTADVLDARPASLVKVLSDEGYKPELRPGDDKTQPSIALKVSGDTIYLYFSGCENGLCRRVTASNGFEFPKDRGGLTKMLAGWNAEWYSQAYEDKDGVYLDASYMLTGGYTKANFTAWFDAYLEDYGDFGEKLY